Proteins from a genomic interval of Shewanella seohaensis:
- a CDS encoding DUF6538 domain-containing protein yields the protein MTQPYRDPESGIWKIRKGVPKHLRPFLDDKSELKRSLKTQDAHEAKAKAAEVIAEFESIIALAQSRYDNQENELKITPAQLDTIVSYWVAREHGRLRLADIQARYLLETPDGLEAMTEWFS from the coding sequence ATGACTCAACCATACCGCGATCCAGAGTCTGGAATCTGGAAAATCCGCAAGGGTGTTCCTAAGCATTTACGTCCGTTCCTTGATGACAAATCCGAGCTTAAGCGAAGCCTAAAAACTCAAGATGCCCATGAAGCCAAAGCAAAGGCTGCTGAAGTGATCGCGGAGTTCGAGTCTATTATTGCTCTGGCTCAGTCACGTTATGATAATCAAGAGAACGAGCTGAAAATAACGCCTGCTCAGTTAGATACTATTGTCAGCTACTGGGTGGCTCGTGAGCATGGTCGGCTGAGGTTGGCTGACATTCAAGCAAGATATCTGCTCGAGACTCCCGATGGACTCGAAGCGATGACGGAGTGGTTTAGTTAG